A single region of the Mercenaria mercenaria strain notata chromosome 6, MADL_Memer_1, whole genome shotgun sequence genome encodes:
- the LOC128558077 gene encoding uncharacterized protein LOC128558077: MWQPVRVEADIHQAMWQPVRVEANINQAKWQPVRVEADIYQAMWQPVRVEADIHQAKWQPVRVETDIHQAKWQPVRVETDIHQPKWQPVRVEADIHQAMWQPVRVEADINQAKWQPVRVEADIHQAMRQPVRVEADIHQAKWQPVRVETDIHQAKWQPVRVEADIHQAMWQPIRVEADIHQAKWQPVRVETDIPVHQTMWQPIRMEADIHQAKWQPISVEADIHQAMWQPIRVVADIHQAMWQPIRVEAYIHQAMWQPIRMEADIHQAKWQPISVEAGIHQDMWQPIRVEADIHQAMWQPIRVEADIYQAKWKPISVETDIHQAKWQPISVKTDIHQAMWQPISVETDIHQANWQPISVETDIHQAKWQPIRVEADIYQAKWKPISMEADIHQTKWQPISLEADIHQAMRQPISLEADIHQAMWQPISMETDIHQAKWQPISVEADGHQRIWQPIRVEADLHQAMWQPIRVGADGHRAYGNLYGWKRTSNRLWGNLHIGKQTDIGHVATYTIGS; encoded by the coding sequence ATGTGGCAACCTGTGCGGGTGGAAGCTGATATACATCAGGCTATGTGGCAACCTGTACGGGTGGAAGCTAATATAAATCAGGCTAAGTGGCAGCCTGTACGGGTGGAAGCTGATATATATCAGGCTATGTGGCAACCTGTACGGGTGGAAGCTGATATACATCAGGCTAAGTGGCAACCTGTACGAGTGGAAACTGATATACATCAGGCTAAGTGGCAACCTGTACGAGTGGAAACTGATATACATCAGCCTAAGTGGCAACCTGTACGGGTGGAAGCTGATATACATCAGGCTATGTGGCAACCTGTACGGGTGGAAGCTGATATAAATCAGGCTAAGTGGCAGCCTGTACGGGTGGAAGCTGATATACATCAGGCTATGCGGCAACCTGTACGGGTGGAAGCTGATATACATCAGGCTAAGTGGCAACCTGTACGAGTGGAAACTGATATACATCAGGCTAAGTGGCAGCCTGTACGAGTGGAAGCTGATATACATCAGGCTATGTGGCAACCTATACGGGTGGAAGCTGATATACATCAGGCTAAGTGGCAACCTGTACGAGTGGAAACTGATATACCGGTACATCAGACTATGTGGCAGCCTATACGGATGGAAGCTGATATACATCAGGCTAAGTGGCAACCGATATCGGTGGAAGCCGATATACATCAGGCTATGTGGCAACCTATACGGGTGGTAGCTGATATACATCAGGCTATGTGGCAACCTATACGGGTGGAAGCTTATATACATCAGGCTATGTGGCAACCTATACGGATGGAAGCTGATATACATCAGGCTAAGTGGCAACCTATATCGGTGGAAGCTGGTATACATCAGGATATGTGGCAACCTATACGGGTGGAAGCTGATATACATCAGGCTATGTGGCAGCCTATACGGGTGGAAGCTGATATATATCAGGCTAAGTGGAAGCCTATATCGGTGGAAACTGATATACATCAGGCTAAGTGGCAGCCTATATCGGTGAAAACTGATATACATCAGGCTATGTGGCAGCCTATATCGGTGGAAACTGATATACATCAGGCTAACTGGCAGCCTATATCGGTGGAAACTGATATACATCAGGCTAAGTGGCAGCCTATACGGGTGGAAGCTGATATATATCAGGCTAAGTGGAAGCCTATATCGATGGAAGCTGATATACATCAGACTAAGTGGCAACCTATATCGCTGGAAGCTGATATACATCAGGCTATGCGGCAACCTATATCGCTGGAAGCTGATATACATCAGGCTATGTGGCAGCCTATATCGATGGAAACTGATATACATCAGGCTAAGTGGCAGCCTATATCGGTGGAAGCTGATGGACATCAGCGTATATGGCAACCTATACGGGTTGAAGCTGATCTACATCAGGCTATGTGGCAGCCTATACGAGTAGGGGCTGACGGACATCGGGCATATGGCAACCTATACGGGTGGAAGCGGACGAGCAACAGGCTATGGGGCAATCTACACATAGGGAAGCAAACGGACATCGGGCATGTGGCAACCTATACGATTGGAAGCTAA